CAAATATCCATAATTTGCACTTTTTGCTGTCCACTGGGATGACATGTATGACAAAATGCTTGAAGGAGCACACCGATTTAGGAGCaaacacaaatataaatacagaaatcaCCAATGTGATGTTGCATCCAAATTCTAAGCAATAAAGCAAAACACTTCACAAAAGTTGTTACGTCTAGTGGAACCGCTTAGTGGGCATAATCCAAATACTTATGACAGTATTATGATGGTATGACTTTCTACCCAGCTATCAAATATTCTTCACCATGAACTTTACAGGGTGACAGATAAAGAATGTTGCAGATGCCATGGTAAACTTAAAATACAGTAATAGGCAAAGATTTTTAGTGGCACCACCTGTATATACAACGTAGTTGTTGGAACTTTACGGAACAAAGCAACGTTACAGTATGCCTTTGTTAAGGCTTCTTGCTGGTTTAAAAAGGTAGATTTTTCTTTAGGGAGATTGTCCAGCGGTATTGGTTTCACATCTCTTCAGTGGAAGGTCTCTTTATTGATCCACATAAGACTGCGCGTTTCATTTGGTTTGCATTCGTACTCAATACTACCAAAACTGTTTCCCCATTGGCAATGATCCCGTTTGTGGTAGTTGTAGAATTTGACTTGCCACACTGTTTCAAAAACGCCAATGTCGTTAAACTGCGAGGAAGAGGGAATATCAGTGTTAGCTGATTATTTTGTTGGTTTCTCTCTATTAACGAGAAACAACACTCTTATGAAACAGCGTAAAACAGCTGATGTAAGGGTTATTGTTCCTCAAGTCAATAAGTCAAAGTTCTGTAAAGCCTGCTTTAGCAGTCATAAAGTCTTTTAGGCTTAGGCATACATAAAACATGAAGGATCAGATTCTCCACGTACTGTCCTCTTGCACTTATGTCTGGGAAAGGCAAGGGAGTAAAAATGTTCAAGTTCCCATATGGATAAATGTTACTAACAGCAAGAATCCAAGCTATTATCCTTCTTAAGATGACACAGCAGTAGTTGGCATGATGATCTCAAAGTGGCTTGTATATACATATCACGTAGCAGTGATCTGTAGCGATACAGGCCATCACTTCACCTTTATACCATACCTAGAGGCTGCAGTTACAACTGGGAAGATTCCTTCTTTTGCtcaatctgaaatatttaatgtCCCTGAATTTTGTAGCCTTGTGTTTGCGATGTCTTGATTGAGACATGCTGCTATTAGACCACTTACTCCTTCCCTGGGATTCTGTTCCACATTTTACATGAAACTTAAGCAAAAGAACTTCTCCTTTGTGCATTTCTGTAATTGCTAGTTGTACTGTGATAGTGCAGCCTTTGCTGCACTTAGTGCAAACTTAGATATGAGTAACAGAGGCTAGGAAGGAGATAATCAGTTAGCAGGTAAGTGTCTAATACAGTGAAGGGGTAGTGAGACATTGACTGCAAATTTTCTGATTGCAACTTTGAAGTGAATGAGACTATGGCTATACTaagttctgcaaaataaaatctcGCACTTTTTTGAAGCCATTGCTAGATACCCTTGCAATATCAGCAAAACAACATGAATGAGGCTCAACAAGGATAGATCATTACTTCAGTTATGATGGTGATGTAAAATTTGAGTTCCTGTGCCTTGAGACCTTGCAGAGAGTCCAAAGTGTGGGTGTGAAGCCTATACGCATTGTTGTCGGTACCAGTTGTATGGTTTGTTGATTGTGCTATGTTGTTAGAAGATACTAGATAGTGGCTGCAGTGCTACTGAACGACACTTTGttcttcaacattttttccctttaaatatttCCATCACTCACTTTAATGACAGCTTCTTCACTTGACTATTTTCCATTCCCATCATGTGCCTGGGCGCTGACCTTTGATCATCTGCCTATTATAATCACATTTGCAAAGTCAGTATGAAAGCCCTGTTACACAGTGACTCTTCCTGAGTTGCAAGCAAAGCCTTCTGTATCCAGTTTTCTCAGAAGgacatgtttgtttttttttttttaattcaagatgtGGTTTGTAAGCTGCTACTGCATAATGGACATTGCTTTAAACCTTCCCCCAGCCCACTGTGATAACTTAAATTTAGCCCTGACAACAGCAGGAATTGCTGTGTGCCATTAGTGGAAGGTTTTTATTTGGCTCCAGTTGCAAGTGTTACCTTAAAGGAGtagctgaaatatttcctttgacAAAGAGAATCAGATGTACAGGCTATTTTATCTCTCTCAGCAACTAAAACCTTAATTAAGAATTCTTTTATTAATCATCTGTGATAATAATCCTGATATACTCATAATGCAAGGTAGTAAAGGTTAAAGACATGGAATATTACTGTGCACAATTCATACAGAGAAATTGTCAGAGAGGAGCATCAGCCACCCTCAAGTCTGgaagctgaggaagaagaggcaTTTCTAATAGCATTTGTAGAAGGTGATGTGATACAATAgcagcatttcatttcattagtATATGGAGGATCTGAATTTCAACacgataaaagaagaaaacaaattctatCTTCCTCCAATGACCCAGTTTGCTGAGCTGCCCTAAGTAGTTTGACTGCTGTGGATTTCCAGGAGAAGGAAAGAATTAATTGCAGAGCTTTCCTACTACCATGTGCCTCCCCCTCAGCCCAGTACTTAGCAGATGCAGCAGCTCTGTGGCGTAATGAGCATTCTGCATCCTCAGAGCTCCCCTGAATTCCCGTGGCTCCTGCAGCTGAATCCTGGCTCCTCCACTGTATACGGGCTTCCCCAGAGAGGAGGGATGGCCCTACTCTTTGTAGGTCAGGCTTAGAAGCCTATTTCGCTGTCTACTATTCTCTGTCATCCACTGCTATTGGCATGAATAGTTATTTAATCACTCCCTCTGAATTTGCATGCTAGGATGTTTTTTTGATGGCTATTTATTATGAGAACGGAGGTCTGGCTTCTTTATTCAATTTTAATTTAGTCTGACCAAGAATAAAATGAGATCCAAAGAGAGGTTTCTAACTTAGTTTACACCATTTGCTAATCAGTTCAGCAGTTTCTGGATAAGGTGCACACTTAAGCATTCAGGTAACAAATGCATCCTCAGATTCTGGAATTCAGAAGTGCGATGTTGTTTTACATGTATAAACTATGGCTGTAACAGGTAAAACGTCTACCAGCCAGTTAAAGTAGGAGCTCAAAGAATTACGTCTACCAGCCAGTTAAAGTAAGAGCTCAAAGAATTATTTGTTTAAAGTTTTAGAGCAGATGGGAAATAAATTCTTACGGACTTTCTGGCTTTTAGGCATTGAATTGTTAGTATCGGACCAGTTTTTAACTGCAGGACTGACCTTACGGTCTATTTCTAATGCGAGTTCCGATTTTATGCCTTAAATAGTGTCCTTATCTCCCTAGGATGCATCAGGATCCTGCCTGTTATAGAAAAGGAAGTGGAGGCTGAAGTTCCTCATAGTTGAAGGAAATAGGAAAATTTAAAGCTGTATGCAGTAAGCCCAGTTTTGAAGATTCAGGAAGTAGGTATTAGAAGCAGTTTTCAAGCTGGGGTGTCTGAGGCTGGTTCCCTAAATCTGTTATGACTCTGTCTAGCTAAGCAGATAAATGATGAGTTAAACATGTAAATCCTTCCTGAGTTTCCTATATTTAATCATTAAAAGTATCAATTGTGGACATCTAAGGCTGTGCTGAAGAATCAATCTATCAAGATCAAATCCTAAAAGAGGTTGAGGACCTGCTTAACACTTGCAAATCCTATTAGTTTTCATGGTTAGTAACACAGGATTTGATTTGTAAAAGCTACTGTTTGGACAAATATTGTGGCTAATCATTCTGATTCTGCAACAAACCAGCTCAGAACTTGTATCTGAAAATCAGAACCTCTTTGCATTTCTTGGAATTACTTCATTTGTGATTTATTTGACTTGATTTTCTCCGTAAGAAAAGCTAAACTTCCAGATTTTCAGAATTCATATCAGTGCTACACTTAAGGGTAAAGGTGGCTATCAAAATAGGGATGCCTTAGTCAaagcagctggggttttttggggagcAGTGCCCTTTCACCTCCTGGTATAAGGACATTGTGAAATATAACTGCAATACTCAATGGCGGCATCCAGCAGCCCTGTTCTGCTGGTTGAGAAGTCATACTGGGTGTTTGGTTTTCCTAGGTGTTAAAAGGAGGCGACTCTATAGAAAAGTGATTAATGTGGACAAATACTTTAGGGTAGTCTTATTAACCTAAGATTATGAAGTGGTAACTGTTAATGTGATGTGGGTCTCCAAAATTGTTACACATGCTGTAATTATTAGAAACTCCACATGGAGATGTTACAGTTCTTATTCAGTAGGGGATTGCCATGCTAAATGatgattccagaaaaaaatagtgAAGATAAAGATCAAGATGAAATCTTAAGTACAATGAGCAAATAtgagaaaaagctgaaatctGGTGGGCTTGGCAAGGTCCTAAACTTGTATAAGTTGGAACAGACCCTTAAGAGAGCTTCAGATGAAGATGGCTTACTGCCCCATTTCCCCTTTTTGGTACAGGAGGCATAGAATAAACAGCAGAAATCCCTCACAGCTGTAatcaggagaggggaaaaaaccccaaacaaccaaaccaTAATAAAACAAATCTCCCTCTGTACCTTGAGCGCACCACCCAAAGAGTGCTGTGGAAATCTGCCTGCTGCTCTTCCTGTTGTCTGTCAGCTCTGCTGCCCTATGGGCTTGAGCTTTTGTCATCTCACTTTGGGGCCATGGCATATACTGATTCTGGCCCTTGGAGCTTCTCTTTAAGGTTGGGGTGAGGAGCCACTTGAATAAGAATTTAGGTTTGCGGATGCAGAGATAATGTGATAATGGAAGCAtatggggaaagaaaggaagacagcCTTTGTGTGTGGAGGGGGTGTTCTCACACGTGCTTTCAGCCTCTGGCAGGTCCTCAGGCGTCCTGCAGATGACAGGTGGAAGGGAAGAGTAGTCACCCCTTGTGCTTGGGGCATGCTCTGCTCCAAAAAATCTGCCAGTGCTGGCAGGCAAAAGGAGGGTCCTTTTGCCAAGGACTTGGAACTGGATTCCTAGCCAGGGACCTTGGTGGGAGTTGCCTGAAGTCTGTAATATGCCCTGAAGAAAAGGTGAGGAGTTCAGCTCCTATTTCTTTCTCCTGCAGCACCCCAAAGGGCTATGCGAATCTCTAGAAATCCCCCTACTACTTCCTGGCCCTTGCTGCTCTCTTGGCTTTCCCTTGGGAAGCAGGGATTGTGTTTTCCAGCTACTCTCTGACCAGCGGTCTTACTGATGCAAAGCAGAGAGGAGTGCAGCAGCTGTGATCAGACTTTGCCCTGGAATATTTCACTTCCACAACTCCCTCGCTGGGAGTCAACCCCCTGCTGCCCTTCCTTGTCTTCCCATGCCAGGCTTGGAGAACCACATACCTGCATGTTGACCTGGATGGGCTGTCTCTCCCCGCTCTTGGTATGGGGCACCCCTTCTGTGTCGTAGATCCCTGTGTAAGAGGCCACCTGTGCATCCCTCGATTTCTCTTCCAGTGGGACATTGACGCCCCCGATGCCCATTGTCCTGCAAAGAGACAGGATCCTGACTTGCAGCAGCCCTGCAGTCCCCTTCCCTAGCAGCTTGGAGCCAGCGTGTGGGCTGGCAGCCTCTGTCCTGGGGGATGCTTCAGGGATTTTAGCAGACCTGCAGGTGCTGCTGACTCACTGGAGCTCCTGAAAAATGTCAGGGCTCTGTAGTCACCCAGGGAAGGTATACaagggaaaggcaggagggaTCCGATCTCCAGTAGCTGGGGAGAGGTTAGTTGAATCCCGTCTCCAGGGCTGTCTCTCCACCCAGAGCCGGTTCCCTATCTGCATCCTCCCTGGTCCCAGCCTCTGCTTTGCCACGCTGCAGCGAGGCTTGGGCATGGTGCATCCCTGCCTTGCAGGGCTGGAGGGgcctcttccctctgcctccagGGCAAACTgcggggaaggagagagaaaaggagcttGAAGGAGCTCCGGGAGaagatggggaggggagagggaaggaagcgACTTCAAAACACGGCCTCTCTCCCGAACCAGCCGGGCAAAGCACTGGGAACAGCTGGCCAGAGACCTAGAAACGGGGCTACCAAACCAAAAGGGCGGGGAAGGAGAAATCACGGAAACACCGTGCTGTCAGCCtgccaggaaaaaatattaaacctctaaaaataaaaggagcGGGGAAGGGAGGGCCGGGGGAGCCTCCCCGAGCAGGGAGGCTGCACTTACGTGGCCTGGACGGTGCCGGGCCGGAGGGCCACTTCGATCTTGTACTTGGCCCCAGTCAGCAGCTTGATGGTGCGGTTCTGGCCGAAGCGCTGCCCGTCTACCTTGAAATACACGGCCCCGTCGTTGGGCTGGATTTTGAGGGAAACGCTGATTTTCACGAGGCCGGGGATGTCGCCCATCGCTTGTCGCTgggaggggcgtgggggggctgcgggctctGCGCTCGTCTCGCCCCCTCCGCGGAAGGCGGCTGGCCGGGAGAGGAGAGCGAGGCTgcgagggagaggaagaggaggaggaaggaggaagaggaggggctgCCGAatcccagccagcccagcccttccCAAAAGCAGCGGATGatatatttgttttttccctcccctaatCGCGGCGCAGCATCTGGGCGGCggatgcgcgcacacacacacactcccccgcCCCATCTCCCGGGTTGGGGAACATTTGCAGCTGCTCAGATTGCAGCCGGTTTCCAGGGAGTTAATCCGACCCCGATTACTGCAGCCTTAATCCCGCCATTCGTCCCGGAGGGAGGACGGGGGGcccgggccgtgccgggccgtgCCAGGCGGGCGCTGCCGCCGTTCAGCACCACAGGCGCGGACAGCGGCGCGGGCAGGGATCGCTCCCCAGGGCTCCTCCGCCGGCGGGCAGCGCGCAGTGGGGTCTCGTCGGAGGGGAGCCCCCCTCCAACTCACCCTGCTGATCCCCTCACCGCGGGCTGATCGAGCCCTCTGGGGTGGGCTGAAGCTTCTGCGTAGCGGCACGCAGGAGCCAGAGCTGCctgagagggaggggagggcggaGAGCAAAGACCTGTTTTTGTGGCTCTTGTCTCTCCCTGTACGGCAACAAGTTTTTGTGAGCCACCATGCCTAGACTGAGGGTCAGTTTCTTGCTCCCTGAAGTCAACATCAATATTTGGTTCAGGGTTTCTGGTGGGATTTCTTTAATCACTTCATTGTAATCttcttattttaatagaaaaaaatcccactgtaaTTGCAGTATCAGATCAGGATCTTATTTCTTTAAGTCTAATACTACTCTTTACCTATGACTGGTACCATTTCTTCAAGGAGAAAGATCTCTGAAACTCGAAGTTGTTACCATAATTCAACTCTCCGCAGGTCTCATTCCCGTCTAACAGTTAGAGATTGCTTTTAACCCAGAAGCAGGTTTGTGCATCCTTTCCAttcttttgcatttgttcttgtttGCTGTTAAAACTGCAACATTCTTATGGTTGACAGAGGACTTGGgccacaaatatatttttttgtttgattgggtATTATGGCAGAGTTAATGATTTTGTTAGGAGA
The genomic region above belongs to Calonectris borealis chromosome 3, bCalBor7.hap1.2, whole genome shotgun sequence and contains:
- the CNRIP1 gene encoding CB1 cannabinoid receptor-interacting protein 1, translating into MGDIPGLVKISVSLKIQPNDGAVYFKVDGQRFGQNRTIKLLTGAKYKIEVALRPGTVQATTMGIGGVNVPLEEKSRDAQVASYTGIYDTEGVPHTKSGERQPIQVNMQFNDIGVFETVWQVKFYNYHKRDHCQWGNSFGSIEYECKPNETRSLMWINKETFH